A single region of the Amia ocellicauda isolate fAmiCal2 chromosome 8, fAmiCal2.hap1, whole genome shotgun sequence genome encodes:
- the hnrnpdl gene encoding heterogeneous nuclear ribonucleoprotein D-like isoform X2: METEGQVDFSMEEFPEGSKINASKNQQDDGKMFIGGLSWDTSKKDLTDYLSRFGEVLDCTIKTDPMTGRSRGFGFVLFKDADSVDRVLELKEHKLDGKLIDPKRAKAMKGKEPPKKVFVGGLSPETSEDQIRDYFGRFGDIDSIELPMDTKTNERRGFCFVTYVDEDPVQKLLENRYHQVGSGKCEIKVAQPKEVYRQQQQQRGDRGSFGRGGSRGRGRGGQSQNYGQGYNNYYGQNYGSYGNGYNPGYNGYGGYDYSGYNYNNYGYGQGYDDYNGGQSS, from the exons ATGGAGACTGAAGGACAGGTTGACTTCAGCATGGAGGAGTTTCCCGAGGGCTCCAAGATCAACGCCAGCAAGAACCAGCAGGACGACGG GAAAATGTTTATTGGTGGGCTCAGCTGGGACACAAGCAAGAAGGACCTTACAGACTACCTGTCGAGGTTCGGGGAGGTGCTGGACTGCACTATTAAAACCGACCCCATGACGGGGCGGTCCCGGGGCTTTGGGTTCGTCCTCTTCAAAGACGCTGACAGCGTGGACAGG GTATTAGAGCTAAAAGAACACAAGCTGGACGGGAAACTGATTGACCCCAAGAGAGCCAAAGCAATGAAGGGCAAAGAACCCCCCAAGAAAGTGTTCGTGGGCGGCCTGAGCCCAGAGACTTCAGAAGATCAGATCCGGGACTACTTTGGAAGATTTGGAGAT ATTGACAGCATTGAGCTGCCCATGGACACCAAGACCAACGAGAGGAGGGGCTTCTGCTTTGTGACGTACGTGGATGAAGACCCCGTTCAGAAGCTTCTGGAAAACAGATACCACCAAGTCGGATCAGGAAAG tgtgagaTCAAGGTAGCCCAGCCCAAAGAAGTGtacagacagcagcagcagcagaggggCGACCGAGGCAGTTTCGGACGAGGGGGCTCCAGGGGGCGAGGCCGGGGAG GTCAGAGTCAGAACTACGGCCAAGGCTACAACAACTACTACGGGCAGAACTACGGCAGCTACGGCAATGGATACAATCCTGGATACAACGGCTACGGTGGCTACGATTATTCTGGCTACAATTATAATAACTATGGGTATGGACAGGGATACGACGACTACAATG gtGGGCAGTCCAGCTGA
- the enoph1 gene encoding enolase-phosphatase E1, with the protein MAQVAMPASTRALLLDIEGTTTPITFVKDILFPYIKDNVQEYLSAHWEEDECKQDVQLLKKQAEEDTREHRAGPVHTLDQTVHTDEEKAIQEVVDNVLWQMAADRKTTALKQLQGHIWRAAYAVGKIKGEVYEDVVPAIRRWRRQGLKVYIYSSGSVEAQKLLFGYSVEGNLLELFDGHFDTNIGLKVESKSYQRIAERIGCSTEDIMFLTDVTREAKAAEEAGLSVAVVVRPGNAELTEKERTRYTLITSFSDLALPGSA; encoded by the exons ATGGCTCAGGTGGCAATGCCGGCCAGCACCAGGGCACTGTTGTTAGACATAGAAGGAACCACAACGCCGATCACATTTGTCAAG GACATTTTATTCCCATACATCAAGGACAACGTGCAGGAGTACCTGTCTGCTCACTGGGAGGAGGATGAATGCAAGCAGGACGTACAGCTCTTAAAAAAGCAG GCGGAGGAGGACACACGGGAGCACAGGGCCGGGCCGGTGCACACGCTGGACCAGACGGTGCACACGGACGAGGAGAAGGCCATCCAGGAGGTGGTGGACAACGTGCTGTGGCAGATGGCCGCGGACAGGAAGACCACCGCGCTCAAGCAGCTTCAGGGCCACATCTGGAGGGCAGCCTACGCGGTGGGGAAAATCAAAGGCGA AGTGTACGAGGACGTGGTCCCCGCCATCAGGAGATGGAGGCGCCAGGGACTGAAGGTCTACATCTACTCTTCGGGCAGTGTGGAGGCCCAGAAGCTGCTGTTTGGTTACTCGGTGGAAGGTAACCTCTTAGAG CTGTTCGATGGCCATTTTGACACCAACATTGGACTTAAAGTGGAAAGCAAAAGTTACCAGAGGATTGCCGAGAGAATTGGCTGCAGTACTGAAGACATCATGTTTCTGACCGATGTTACCcgag AGGCGAAAGCCGCGGAGGAGGCGGGCCTGTCTGTGGCCGTGGTGGTGCGGCCGGGCAACGCCGAGCTCACGGAGAAAGAGCGAACCCGCTACACCCTGATCACGTCCTTCAGCGATCTAGCCCTGCCTGGATCGGCATGA
- the hnrnpdl gene encoding heterogeneous nuclear ribonucleoprotein D-like isoform X1, which produces METEGQVDFSMEEFPEGSKINASKNQQDDGKMFIGGLSWDTSKKDLTDYLSRFGEVLDCTIKTDPMTGRSRGFGFVLFKDADSVDRVLELKEHKLDGKLIDPKRAKAMKGKEPPKKVFVGGLSPETSEDQIRDYFGRFGDIDSIELPMDTKTNERRGFCFVTYVDEDPVQKLLENRYHQVGSGKCEIKVAQPKEVYRQQQQQRGDRGSFGRGGSRGRGRGGQSQNYGQGYNNYYGQNYGSYGNGYNPGYNGYGGYDYSGYNYNNYGYGQGYDDYNGQQSSYGKASRGGGNHQNNYQPY; this is translated from the exons ATGGAGACTGAAGGACAGGTTGACTTCAGCATGGAGGAGTTTCCCGAGGGCTCCAAGATCAACGCCAGCAAGAACCAGCAGGACGACGG GAAAATGTTTATTGGTGGGCTCAGCTGGGACACAAGCAAGAAGGACCTTACAGACTACCTGTCGAGGTTCGGGGAGGTGCTGGACTGCACTATTAAAACCGACCCCATGACGGGGCGGTCCCGGGGCTTTGGGTTCGTCCTCTTCAAAGACGCTGACAGCGTGGACAGG GTATTAGAGCTAAAAGAACACAAGCTGGACGGGAAACTGATTGACCCCAAGAGAGCCAAAGCAATGAAGGGCAAAGAACCCCCCAAGAAAGTGTTCGTGGGCGGCCTGAGCCCAGAGACTTCAGAAGATCAGATCCGGGACTACTTTGGAAGATTTGGAGAT ATTGACAGCATTGAGCTGCCCATGGACACCAAGACCAACGAGAGGAGGGGCTTCTGCTTTGTGACGTACGTGGATGAAGACCCCGTTCAGAAGCTTCTGGAAAACAGATACCACCAAGTCGGATCAGGAAAG tgtgagaTCAAGGTAGCCCAGCCCAAAGAAGTGtacagacagcagcagcagcagaggggCGACCGAGGCAGTTTCGGACGAGGGGGCTCCAGGGGGCGAGGCCGGGGAG GTCAGAGTCAGAACTACGGCCAAGGCTACAACAACTACTACGGGCAGAACTACGGCAGCTACGGCAATGGATACAATCCTGGATACAACGGCTACGGTGGCTACGATTATTCTGGCTACAATTATAATAACTATGGGTATGGACAGGGATACGACGACTACAATG GTCAGCAGAGCAGTTATGGGAAGGCGTCCAGAGGGGGCGGAAATCACCAGAACAACTATCAGCCTTACTAA
- the tmem150c gene encoding transmembrane protein 150C — MRKCSVWTFLPITFALFSCAGLWIVYFIAVEDEKVTPLTSEYRKPGSRPPPYISIAGNTPPASCVFSQVMNTAAFVAFAIAVLRYIQLKPRVQKPWLNIGSLVSLSLSCVGMTLVGNFQLSNDEELHNVGTSMAFGLGTLACWIQSVLTLKVNLRNEGRKAGVPRFLLSAAITLCMLLYFALMAQRMHMDAARAQWALVMFLLTFIGSFAIEFRHFSFEIVCTDNQDAALSLSETFSEISEHQSDQL, encoded by the exons GTACTTCATCGCTGTGGAGGATGAAAAAGTAACGCCCCTCACCTCGGAGTACAG GAAGCCTGGATCGAGGCCCCCTCCATACATAAG CATCGCAGGGAACACCCCCCCTGCCAGCTGTGTGTTCAGCCAGGTCATGAACACGGCAGCGTTTGTAG CGTTTGCCATTGCAGTCCTGCGCTACATACAGCTGAAGCCCAGAGTGCAGAAGCCGTGGCTGAATATCGGCAGCCTGGTGTCTCTGTCCTTGTCCTGCGTTGGGATGACCCTAGTGGGGAACTTTCAG CTGTCGAACGATGAGGAGCTGCACAACGTGGGCACGTCCATGGCCTTCGGGCTGGGGACGCTGGCCTGCTGGATTCAGTCTGTGCTGACGCTGAAGGTCAACCTGCGCAACGAGGGCAGGAAGGCCGGGGTGCCGCGCTTCCTCCTGTCGGCCGCCATCACCCTGTGCATGCTGCTCT ATTTCGCCCTGATGGCGCAGCGGATGCACATGGACGCGGCCCGGGCCCAGTGGGCGCTGGTGATGTTCCTGCTGACCTTCATCGGCTCCTTTGCCATCGAATTCAGACACTTCAGCTTCGAGATCGTCTGCACCGACAACCAGGATGCCGCCCTCAGCCTCTCCGAGACCTTTTCGGAGATATCGGAGCATCAGTCCGATCAGCTATAG